The following are encoded together in the Mycosarcoma maydis chromosome 4, whole genome shotgun sequence genome:
- a CDS encoding pyruvate transporter MPC1, producing the protein MATQFINWIKSPAGRQYFFSTHFWGPVANWGLPLAAIADLSKDEEMISGTMSGALCAYSTVFMRFAWRVQPRNYLLFACHATNATAQAGQLIRFFNYHNFGGKEKRAALPSSQVASA; encoded by the exons ATGGCAACTCAATTTATCAACTGGATCAAGTCTCCAGCTGGCAGACAATACTTTTTC TCTACACATTTCTGGGGTCCAGTAGCCAACTGGGGTCTTCCTCTAGCCGCGATTGCCGATCTGAGCAAAGATGAGGAGATGATCTCGGGTACCATGTCCGGTGCGCTCTGCGCTTACTCTACCGTCTTTATGAGGTTCGCATGGAGGGTTCAACCACGCAACTACCTGCTATTTGCATGCCATGCTACCAATGCTACTGCACAGGCTGGTCAGCTTATTCGATTCTTC AACTACCACAACTTTGGAGGAAAGGAGAAACGTGCCGCTTTGCCATCGTCTCAAGTCGCATCCGCATAA
- a CDS encoding 40S ribosomal protein uS2, which produces MSKVPAALNPTEEDISLLLAAQTHIGTKNADKQMAPYIYKRRADGIHLLNIGKTWEKIVFAARILAAIENPADICVISGRQYGHRAVLKFAAQTGATAIAGRFTPGSFTNYITRSFKEPRVIVVTDPRVDHQAIREASYVNIPCISFVDSDSPLKFVDVAIPGNVRGRHSVGLLWWLLCRTVLRIKGGDLSVMPDMFFYRDPEEVEREAQEAAAAAQAAKETAEPTTEGAADVQADVPLAVAANLATETGNVDWSAEGAQDWAADGAAEQATSSWE; this is translated from the coding sequence ATGTCCAAGGTCCCTGCTGCTCTCAACCCCACCGAGGAGGACATCTCGCTCCTTCTCGCCGCCCAGACCCACATCGGCACCAAGAATGCCGACAAGCAGATGGCTCCTTACATCTACAAGCGCCGTGCTGATGGTATCCACCTGCTCAACATCGGCAAGACCTGGGAGAAGATCGTGTTCGCCGCTCGTATCCTCGCCGCCATCGAGAACCCTGCCGACATCTGTGTGATCTCGGGTCGTCAGTACGGTCACCGTGCTGTGCTCAAGTTCGCTGCCCAGACCGGTGCTACTGCGATTGCTGGCCGATTCACCCCTGGTTCGTTCACCAACTACATCACGCGCTCGTTCAAGGAGCCCCGTGTCATTGTTGTCACCGACCCCCGTGTCGATCACCAGGCCATCCGCGAGGCTTCGTACGTCAACATCCCCTGCATCTCGTTTgtcgactcggactcgcCGCTCAAGTTCGTCGACGTTGCCATCCCCGGTAACGTCCGTGGCCGTCACTCGGTTGGTCTGCTCTGGTGGCTCCTCTGCCGCACCGTCCTTCGCATCAAGGGCGGTGACCTTTCGGTCATGCCCGACATGTTCTTCTACCGTGACCCTGAAGAGGTTGAGCGTGAGGCGCAGGAGGCCGCCGCCGCGGCGCAGGCTGCCAAGGAGACCGCTGAGCCCACCACTGAGGGTGCTGCCGACGTTCAGGCTGATGTTCCTCTCGCCGTCGCTGCCAACCTCGCCACCGAGACTGGCAACGTCGACTGGTCCGCCGAGGGTGCCCAGGACTGGGCTGCCGACGGTGCCGCCGAGCAAGCCACCAGCTCTTGGGAGTAA